GACGGCGCACATCTGCAATCGCGGAATTCAGCTGTTCGACGCGAGCTTCAAGGTGGCTGTCGGTGTCGGGTTCTGGACGATCCCCGGCGCTGAAGGCCTCACTACCGTCCTGCATGCGCGGTGCGTAGAGCATCGAGCGCTGGTTGCGAAGTCGACGACGGCGGTCAGCCTCGGAGAGCAGCCACCAACCGAAGCCTGCCGCTCCCAGAACGGCACCACTCACAAGGGTGGCCAGAGTTCCTGATCCAGAGTCCTGCTGCCGCGCCATGGGCTTCCTTTGAATATGTCCAGCCTAGTGCGGCTGAGCTGTTCTGATTCCCAGTCTTTGCAGGGGATCACCGATTCCTGGAAGGATCCGGCCTTGCTCGTCGAGGTCGGCATCGATACAGGCTGTATGGATTGTGATCTCCGGGTAGGTCTCACCGATTTGCTTCAGTCCTGGGCTGGCGGTGAGCGCTGTGATCACCCTCAGCCGCGGTGCTTCTACGCCCAGTTGCTCCAGACGCCGCAGCAGTTCGATCAGTTCGTCGCCTTGACGGATCTGATCCAGAAGCAGCACCACACCGGCCTGGGCTTCAATCGCTTCAGGCAGACCTCCCAGGCAAAGTTCGGCGCTGGGCAGCACTTGGCGTGCACCTTCCCAGAGCTGTAGCCCTCCCGGGAATATCGGGGCGACCAGCAGTGGAACCGCTGTTTCAATCACCGTTCCTTCCGTGCTGGCCAGAGGAGTTTTGATCTCATCTCTGCGATGAGGCAACCAGTCGCGGATCGCTTCATAGCTGAGCCAGCGTCCGAGCTCCTCCATGGCCGTTCGGAACAAAGCCGGTGGTGTCCCCTCATGCCTCAGCACGGTCAGCCAGTGTGCGATCAGGGGATGGGGCGGTACCACCACCCGGAGAGTCTTGGCCATGGCACGTGGCTGGGCAGTCGTCTGCCATATCGTGACCGCTCAAGTTACGGCAGTTGTCCCTAAAGACCTGTCGAGCGTTCACCAACCATGGTCTTGTCTGCTTTTTTTCAATCTGTTTCCCGCCGCTTCATCGCTTCGTTGCTGTGTGGCCTGCTCGTCGTCATCGGACTGGTGGTCGGTGGTGATACTGCTGATGCGATCACGGCTCCTGAGCTGCGCGGGCAACGGGCTGTTCAAGACATCACTGCCGATATGCATGGGCGCGATCTCAAAGAGAAGGAATTCCTCAAGGCTGACCTGCGCGAGGTGAATCTCAGCGAGACCGATTTGCGTGGTGCTGTGATCAATACCTCGCAGCTCCAGGGTGCTGATCTTCGGGGAGCGGACCTTGAGGATGTCGTGGCCTTCTCTAGTCGCTTCGACGGAGCCGATCTGCGCGATGCCAACTTCACCAACGCGATGTTGATGCAAAGTCGCTTCAACGATGCTGAAATCGAAGGAACGGATTTCACCAATGCTGTGATCGACCTTCCCCAGCTCAAGGCGTTGTGCGGCCGGGCCACAGGTGTGAACAGCCGCAGTGGTCTTAGCACCCGTGAATCCCTGGGGTGTCGCTGATGCCTTCACGGCTTCCAGTCACCGTGATCACGGGCTTTCTCGGGGCCGGTAAAACAACGCTTCTCCGACATCTTCTGGTGAACAGCGGCCAGCGCTTGGCAGTGATGGTCAATGAATTCGGATCGGTCGGTTTGGATGGCGATCTCATCCGCAGCTGTGGCTTCTGCCCTGAAGACGAGGTTGACGGTCGGTTGGTGGAGCTCAACAACGGTTGTTTGTGCTGCACGGTTCAGGACGACTTCCTGCCGACGATGGAGACCTTGCTCCAGCGTTCGGATCAGCTCGATGGAATCGTCGTGGAGACCAGTGGCCTTGCACTGCCCAGACCGCTTCTACAGGCTCTTGAGTGGCCAGCCATCCGTAAGCGGGTTCATGTGAATGGGGTGGTCACCGTTGTGGACGGGGAAGCTCTCAGTGCAGGAAGCCCCGTTGGTGATCCCGCTGCCCTTGAACGTCAGCGTCAGGAGGATCCCAATCTGGATCACCTCACTGCCATCGATGACTTGTTTAAGGATCAGCTTGAGGCGGCAGACCTCGTGCTGATCAGTCGATCGGATCGACTCGATGCCTCCCAATTGGAGTCAGTTCAACAGCAGCTTGCAGAACGGCTGAGGTCAGGAGCTGGCACCCTGGCGATCAGTCGAGGCATTGTCGATCCAGCGCTTGTGCTGGGGATGGATCTCGCCCACCAGTCGATGCCCATTGACGATGACTCCCCACACGATGGCCATGACCACGGGCATGGCCATCATCATCACGATCACACCCATGTGGAGGCGGTCAGCGGTCAGATTCAACTGGAGGGATGCTTCGAGCGTGGACAGCTCGAACAGTTGCTCAGCAGCTTTGTGATCGACCACGACGTGATCCGGCTGAAGGGACGGCTCTGGATTCAGGGAAAAACCCTTCCTCTTCAGATCCAGATGGTGGGTCCTCGTTTGGAGAGCTGGTTTGAGTCGGCTCCGGTTGAGGCCTGGAAGCCTGCTGGTAGCCAAGGTCTGGAGTTGGTGGTGATCGGTTTGCAAAGTGATTCCACCCAGCGACTCGAACATCGCTTGCAGAACACTTGTCTGCAGGGAGTTTGATTAGCTTGAGGTGGTTCGCTATAGCAGCTCTTTTCGGAGGGCTCTGGAATTCGTTCATCGCCGTCAAGGCCGAAGAACCACGGCTTCAACAGGGGGCGAGTGTGAGCTACCGCTGCAGCGGTGGCGAGCGGCTTGAGGCGACCTATTACGAGCTACGCGATCGTTCTCTGGCGTTTGTTCGTCTGCGACTGCCGGATGGACGTCAGCTGACATTGCCGCAGATCGCTTCGGCATCGGGAGCTCGATTCAGTGCTGACCGCGAGCTCACCTGGTGGATCAAAGGCAACAGTGGTTTCCTTCAACAGCGCGACTCTGAGGGTGAGTGGCGCGTCACGTTGAAGGACTGTGATTCGGTGGTCTAGAGAGCGGCCCTTTAATTACGGACTTCCAGCCGATCCGTGCCGCTGCGTTCGATCAGTTGAGCCAGTTCGAGCATGTCGGACCTGTTGACCAGGCCGATGCAACCCAGAGTTCCGCTATTGGCGTTCTGAAGCCCCGCGCTGGGATCCAGGTGGATCCCCAGCACTCTGCGACCGGTGGTGAAGGTGGGCTCGATGCTGATCCATACAGGACCAAGCTCGGGGTAATGACCGTCGGTCAAGGGTTCAACGACACCCACGCTGTAATTCCCGATCGGCAGGGGCGCACGGCTACCGAGCTGGTCACGATTGGCGTTCTGACGATTGGCTCGGCCACTGACAGCGTCAAAACGACGCAGGGGTTCACCAGGAATCTCGATTTTGAGGTTCCAGATGGGATCTCCGGTTGTTGCCAGCCGACGATCGGTGCGCTCGAGAACAAGGGTGGGAGCAGGATCGGGCTTCGGCGCTTCAGGCTCAAGCAACGCCATCAAGGATTGCCGTTTGAACGGTTTGGCTTCAGCTCTCGCTGCAGACGTCAAACCTGTCCCTGCCAGAACCATGGCCAGGGTCAGACCTGAGAGCAGGCTGCTGAACAGAGGACGAGTTCTGACGATTTGCATCCCGTTGGCAGAAAAACGTGCCTGTCCTAAGGGGGATGATTATCGCTTGATGAATGAATAAACGGTTGTTCAGCTGGCCTCGAGTTGTCGCCAGTCCAGGCCAGGACAATGGGCGACGATGGCCGCCGTCGTCCTCATGTAGTTCGCATAGGAGGGAAGCTCACGTAGCAGTGCGCGTTCCTCGCGCCGCGCTTTGCCGGTGAGAACTTTGATCAGAAGCAGAAACAGCAACAGATGCAGCATGCTTCCCAACGCGATCACCACTCCCAGAGAACAGACCAGAACCGCTCGGTAGAGAGGATGGCGGCAGCGTGCATAGACGCCTGTGGTGACCAGATCAGCTCCCGGTTTCGGATCCGGTAGCGGAGAAAGGCTGGGCCCCAGTGTCAGAAATCCTTGGACGGCCAGGCCCAGGCCGATTGTCAGGGTGATCAGGCCCATGATTTGAGCTGCAGCAGGCCAGGCAATCCCGAATAACCCCGGATTTGGCCATGCAGGGATCAGATGACAGCTGATCAGGGCCAGCTGTGCCATCAACCACCACTCACCACGTCGGTTGTTGAACCAGCCGTCCCAGCTCAACCCCCAGCCTGTGAATGCTTGTTTCCAGCCGCTTATGGCGGGGCTGTCTCCATCACGACTGCTCCTGAGTGGGACCATGCTCCAATTCTGACCTCCCATCAATCATGAGAACCGTCGTGATCACTGGTTCCAACAGGGGAATCGGGGCCGCGGTGGCGCGCACGTTGATCAAGCAAGGGCAGCGACTCTGCCTGGCAGTGCGCGATCCCAAGGCCTTGTCGGGAACCGATCTGGACCCCGATCTATTGCCCGATCGCCTGATGTCATGCCCCTATGACGCTCGTGTTCCAGAAGATGCTCAACGGGTTGTCGACACGGCTCTGAGCCGGTTTGGATCCCTGGATACGCTCATTCACTGCGCTGGAATCCTGCGTCGGACTCCCCTGTTGTTCAGTGAAGAGCAACGCGCTGAACCGGATGAACTCTGGAGCGTGAATGTGATGGGTCCTTGGTGGTTGACTCGGGCTGCCTGGCCTGCCCTCATTGATTCTGGACGGGGTCGGATTCAGGTGCTGGTTTCGATGAGCGGCAAGCGCTGCAAAGGTTCGCTTGCTGGATATACCGCGAGCAAATTCGCATTGATGGGTCTCTGCCAAACCATGCGCAACGAGGGTTGGGATCAGAACATTCGTGTGACCGCTGTCTGCCCTGGTTGGGTCAATACCCAAATGGCCGCGGGGGTGAAAACAATGCCTCCCGAGCAAATGACACAGCCTGAGGATCTGGCCAGTCTCTGCGCGCATCTGCTCACGCTTCCGTCGGCGGCGGTGCCTTTTGAATGTGCCGTTAATGCAGCGCTCGAGCGTTGATCAATCCAGAGGGATCTCTCCTCGGGCGCAAATGTCGTTCCAGCAGAGTGTCCGTTCCGCGACCCAACGGGCCTGCACTCCCGTCCAGTTGCTGTTGCCATTCCGCTGCATCTTCATGCGCCCGCTGCCGTCATGGTGGAAGCGCACGGTTGTGTTCTCAAACGCCAGTTGCCAGCTGCTGCCAGGTTGATCGCTCTCATAGCGACAGTCTTGCCACGCTTGATGCTGTTGCCGACATTCCACGGGCACGCTGACTGCGGGTTGGGCTGGCGCAGCCAGGCCGAGGCCAGCCGCAAGCAGCACGCTGGCCTGGCTGATGGAGCGGATGAGAGGTGCCAGTGGATAGCGCACGGACTGGACTTTGCAGCAAGGGGCTTTTTTCAACGTGCATTTCGTCGAACGAAAGCGGTCCCCTGGCCTGTCAATATTTAACAATTGCCGCTCGGAGCTCGTGCCGCGTTACCAAGCCCGCGTTCTGGTGCACCTGCGCCCATCGGTACTGGATCCAGCTGGTGAGGCTGCCAGGGCAGCCGCGTCCCGTCTCGGTGTGGAGGGTGTGGAGCGACTGCGCATCGGCAAAGCTGTGGAACTGGAAGTCGAGGCCTCTGATGAGGCGGAAGCACGCCGAAATCTGGAGCTGCTCAGTGATCGGCTGCTTGCCAATCCTGTGATCGAGAACTGGACTCTTGAGTTGACCCAGTCATGACCATCGGCGTTGTCGTTTTTCCGGGATCGAACTGCGACCGTGATGTTCGTTGGGCGACCGAGGGCTGCTTGGGGATGCCAACGCGTTACCTCTGGCACGAGGAACGTGATCTGAGTGGTCTTGATGCGGTCGTCCTTCCCGGGGGATTCAGCTATGGGGATTACTTGCGCTGTGGTGCAATCGCCAGATTTGCTCCAGTCCTTGAATCACTGCTCAGTTTCGCTTCATCCGGTGGACGGGTCCTAGGCATCTGCAATGGTTTCCAGGTGCTGACAGAGCTGGGACTTCTACCTGGCGCGCTCACCCGCAACCGTGATCTTCATTTCATCTGTGAAGACACTGCGCTTTCTGTGGCGAGTGATCGCTCGCCATGGCTGTCTTCCCGTGGCCGGGGAAGCCAGTTTTCCCTGCCGATTGCCCATGGAGAGGGGCGCTACCAATGCAGTGATGACACGCTGAAGCAACTTCAGGACGATGACGCCATCGCCTTGCAGTATTGCGTGAACCCCAATGGTTCCGTCTCGGATATCGCCGGCATCACCAATGCCTCGGGTTCGGTGCTCGGACTAATGCCTCATCCTGAGCGTGCTTGTGATCAGCAGACGGGAGGAACGGCAGGTCGAGCCATCCTGGAAGCGCTGCTCTCCTGACCCATGCGTCGTCGTTCTCTTCTGGCGCTGGCTCTTTCCGCCGGCTCAGGAGTTGCTGTGTCCTTGGCTGGAGGTCATGGCAAAGCCGCGTCCAGGTCGCGTCAACCTCGGCCAGTGCCTCCCCTTCGCCGAGGCTCACGGCTGAGAGCCATCAATCCAGGCACGTGGATGGATCCTGAAACGGATTTCACGCCATTGCTGCAGCGATTCGCCGCCCAAGGTTGGCATCTTGAAATTCCAGAGAGCGTCAGAGGTCAGTGGCAATGGTTCTCGGCCACCGATGATCAGCGGCGTGCCTCAATCGAAGACGCCTGGAACGACCCCACTCTCGATGGCGTGGTGTACGTGGGAGGTGGCTGGGGTGCAGCGCGTGTGCTGGAGTCTGGCCTGCGGTTTCCTGATCGCCCCTTTTGGTCTCTGGGTTTCTCTGACAGCAGTGCTCTGCTACTCGCCCAGTGGCAGGCCGGTCTGCTGGGAGCCATTCATGGCTCTGCCTGGGGAGTCGAGGAGCAGTGGCAACGCACGGTTGACCTGCTGAGCGGACGACCGACGCAACCATTGCAAGGACGAGGACGTCGCGGTCGTCAGGCACGGGGACGACTGGTGGTTACGAACCTCACGGTTGCCACCCATCTGATTGGGACCCGTTGGTTCCCCTCGCTCAAAGGGGCGATTCTGGTGCTCGAGGATGTGGGCGAGGCGCCCTATCGAGTGGATCGCATGCTCACTCAGTGGCGCAGCGTTGGTCTGTTCAAGGGTTTGGCCGGAGTGGCCTGTGGTCGCTTCAGCTGGAAAGAAGACGATGTTCTCCCTGGCGATTTCTCCATGCCGGAAATCCTTGACGAACGTCTCAGTGATCTCGGCGTACCTCTTGTCATGGATCTTCCCCTTGGTCATGGTCTGCCGAATTGGGCACTGCCTCTTGGACGCGAAGCATTGCTCGATGCATCATCAGGCCAACTCACACTGCAGGCCTAAAGGGTCTCGTTCAGCGTCTGTTGCGTGCCTCATTTCTTCGGGTTTTGCCTCTTTTCTTTTTTCTCAACAGCAAGTCCATTGGAATCATTCCAAGAGTCAGATAGGGCACGAATTGAGGCGAAAATTCTGCGGCCAGGCCAATCAACAGAAAGGCGGCAACGAAGCTTGCCCCTCGATATTTTTTGAGTCCTGAACCCTCACGACCTTTGATGAGGGCTGACTGCTCAAGCAGCTCGGGCTTCTGCCAGGCATGGATTGCGATAAGCCATCCAATGCCGCTAATCAATGCAAGAGTCCACCAGTAGAGAAGGCCGACTCCCTTGCTTGCAATCATCTGCCCATCATTCAATGAACCATAGAGTGCTGTGGGCCAGGGAAGGAAAACAATTAATGCCATCCATAATGAATTCAGCCAAAAAATTATTCCATCAAAAGTTCTCATCGAATTGAAGACCTGATTGTGCTTAAGCCACAACACAGAAAGGATTAAAAAGCTCAGCCAAAATGCAAAAATCTGAGATGAGTTGTCGCTAATCACTTGCCATATCGATTCACCACTTGTCGATTTGATGTCAACCAGCGGAAGCAGTTGAAGAGTGATGGCAATCGCAACAACAGCATCAGTGAAGTTGATCAGTCGGTCGAATGATCGCCGCTGAACGGGCGAGATTGAATTCTGTTCGCCGTCCATTCGAGATTGATCAAAGGATTCTCATGGTAGATCTCACCTCTCTATTGGCTCACCTCCTCTTTTCTGATTCGATCAGTGTGATCACTGAATCAAGTGTTGCAAGTCTCTTTGTTCGTCATCTGCTCCCTGAGATTGGTTTGTTCAATCAGGTTGCTTCGGGCTGATCATGATTGACGCAGGTTTGATTCGCTATTGAGCGAGACGCCGCTGAATCTTTGAAGGCCTCAAACAGCCGTAAAAAAACAGGGGCCTGATGGCCCCTGTTCGATGCAAGTTGCGTGGTCAAGTTGATCAGACAGCAACAGCAGCTTTGGGATCCAGTGCGCCTTTGGCATAGAGGCCGGCGTAGTAGGTGATGCTCTGCTGTTGAATCTTGCTGGCGTTGCCTGCGGCCCAGAACTGCTGATAGCGGTCGAGACAGACCTGCTTCATGTATTTGCGAGCTGGCTTGTTGAAATGGCGGGGATCAAAATTGGCTGGATCGGCGATCGCCGCCTCACGCACTGCCGCAGTAAAGGCAAGGCGATTGTCGGTGTCGATGTTCACTTTGCGAACACCGTTGCGAATTCCTTCCTGGATTTCCTCCACAGGAACCCCATAGGTTTCAGGAATTGAACCACCATGCTTGTTGATCATCTCCAACCACTCCTGGGGCACGGAAGAGGAGCCATGCATCACGAGGTGCGTGTTGGGGATCGCTTTGTGAATCTCAGCGATTCGGCTGATTGCCAGCACTTCACCGGTGGGTTTGCGGGTGAATTTGTAAGCACCATGGCTGGTCCCGATCGCGATGGCCAGTGCGTCGCACTTGGTTTTGGCCACGAAATCCGCAGCTTCTGCTGGATCTGTCAGCAGCATGTCCTTGGAGAGCTCACCTTCGAAGCCGTGGCCGTCTTCAGCCTCACCTTTTCCGGTTTCCAGTGAGCCCAGGCATCCCAGCTCACCTTCGACACTCACGCCAACGGAGTGAGCGAAATCAACAACCTGCTTGGTGACAGCAACGTTGTAGTCGTAGCTGGCGGGTGTTTTGGCGTCAGCTTCGAGGGATCCATCCATCATCACGGAGGTGAATCCATTGATTGCTGCCGAATAGCAGGTGTCAGGAGCATTGCCATGGTCCTGATGCATCACCACGGGAATGTGGGGATAGGTTTCAGTGGCAGCCAGGATCAGGTGGCGCAGAAAGATCTCACCTGCGTAGCTGCGTGCGCCACGGGAAGCCTGCAGGATGACCGGACTATCGGTCTCGTCGGCCGCTTCCATGATTGCCTGCACCTGTTCAAGGTTGTTGACGTTGAATGCAGGAATGCCGTAGCCGTTTTCGGCAGCATGGTCGAGCAGAAGCCGAAGCGGAACGAGCGCCATAGAGAAAGTCCAAAAAAAAGCCCTATCGGACTAAAAGGTCCGTAGGGCCGAGACTTTACCTGAGTGGTGTTCAATTTGTCACGCGTGCCTGTCTCGCAAGCGATGTCAGGGTGTGCGTGATGCTGGATCAGTAGGTGTAGCCCGCTACGAACAGCTGCTCATCGGAGGAGGGCTGTGATCCGGGTACATAGCGACCGAGTGAGGCCTCAGAGTTGGCCTGGGCGCGTGCCAGCAGTGCTTTCTGGCCGGCTTCCAGGTTCGTGCCAGCCCATCCCTTCAGGCAGGAGTGCTGCAGTGCTCTTCCGTAAGAGAAGCCAAGATTCCATTTCGCTTTGCGCTCGATGGTGTTCATGTGGTTCAGGTAAACCGAAGCAGCTTCTTCGCTCAGACCACCGGACAGGAACACGATGCCGGGAACGCTTGCTGGGACGCTGCGCTCCAGAGTGCGCACGGTCATGGCCGCCACTTTGGCTGGGTCTGCTTTCTCGGAACAATCGGCTCCCTGCACGGTCATTGAGGGCTTCAACAGGGTTCCTTCAAGCAGAACACCGTTGGCCTGGCAAGCGTGATACACCTCTTGGATCACGTGCTCCTGAATTCGGGCTGTGGTTTCGATCGTGTGATCACCATCCATCAGGATCTCTGGTTCCACAATCGGCACAAGACCTGATTCCTGGACTGAGCGTGCATAACGAGCCAGCCCCCAGGCGTTCTCCCGAACAGACAGAGGTGAGGGGCAGCCGTCAGAGGTGATTTGCAGAACAGCGCGCCATTTTGCGAAGCGTGCTCCTTGTGCGTAGTAGTCGGCTGCACGCTCGACCAGTCCGTCCAGACCAGTGCAAAGGGTTTCAACCGAGCCTGCGCCGACGAGCGGACGGAGGCCCATGTCAACCTTGATGCCGGGAATGATGCCCAACTTGCCAAGTTTGTTGACCATGGACTCGCCGTCGGCATGGTTTTGGAAGAGGGTCTCTTCGTAAAGAATGGCTCCGCTGATGAAGTCTCCGAGACCGGCTGCGGTGAAGAGCATTCCGCGATAGGCCTGGCGATTGGCTTCGGTGTTCTCAACTCCGATGGAGCCCAAGCGCTTGCCGATGGTCTTGGTGGATTCATCCACAGCAAGAATCCCTTTGCCAGGTGAGGCGAGAGATTGTGCGGTTGCAATCAGTTCGGAGGAATAATCAGACAGTGCCATTTGATTCTTCGGAATTGAGAGAGTCTCGGGGTCCAGAAGGACACCTAAGCCTCTCTGTTTACACCCTTAAGTGAGATTTGCTACGTAGTAGCTGAAACATTTGATTGTTGCTGTCCTGATTGGTTGCAGCGCGCTGGTAACTGGGCTAAGCGATTTCAGGCTGATGTCACTTGTCCTTACAGCCGACAAGCTGGTGTCAATTCCTTCTCCTCAATCCAGCTCGCTTTGTTCTGGACTGTGTTGCATAAAAAAGCCGGCTCCTCAAGGAGCCAGCTTTTTGGTCTTTGAAGTCTCAATCAGGAGTAGGCCGAATCAAAGCTCAGAGAGGGCCTGCCACTGATTGGGAAGGATTTTGGCAACCAGCTCGAAATTGCCATCACCGAGGGGCTTTGCAACGTAGGCAACACCCATGGGTGCGGGATAAATTCCATTGGTTGGAACAACCGGCATCGTCACACCCTGGAAGGGGTCATCGTGT
This genomic window from Synechococcus sp. MIT S9220 contains:
- a CDS encoding TMEM175 family protein; this translates as MDGEQNSISPVQRRSFDRLINFTDAVVAIAITLQLLPLVDIKSTSGESIWQVISDNSSQIFAFWLSFLILSVLWLKHNQVFNSMRTFDGIIFWLNSLWMALIVFLPWPTALYGSLNDGQMIASKGVGLLYWWTLALISGIGWLIAIHAWQKPELLEQSALIKGREGSGLKKYRGASFVAAFLLIGLAAEFSPQFVPYLTLGMIPMDLLLRKKKRGKTRRNEARNRR
- the cobW gene encoding cobalamin biosynthesis protein CobW, with the protein product MPSRLPVTVITGFLGAGKTTLLRHLLVNSGQRLAVMVNEFGSVGLDGDLIRSCGFCPEDEVDGRLVELNNGCLCCTVQDDFLPTMETLLQRSDQLDGIVVETSGLALPRPLLQALEWPAIRKRVHVNGVVTVVDGEALSAGSPVGDPAALERQRQEDPNLDHLTAIDDLFKDQLEAADLVLISRSDRLDASQLESVQQQLAERLRSGAGTLAISRGIVDPALVLGMDLAHQSMPIDDDSPHDGHDHGHGHHHHDHTHVEAVSGQIQLEGCFERGQLEQLLSSFVIDHDVIRLKGRLWIQGKTLPLQIQMVGPRLESWFESAPVEAWKPAGSQGLELVVIGLQSDSTQRLEHRLQNTCLQGV
- a CDS encoding LD-carboxypeptidase: MRRRSLLALALSAGSGVAVSLAGGHGKAASRSRQPRPVPPLRRGSRLRAINPGTWMDPETDFTPLLQRFAAQGWHLEIPESVRGQWQWFSATDDQRRASIEDAWNDPTLDGVVYVGGGWGAARVLESGLRFPDRPFWSLGFSDSSALLLAQWQAGLLGAIHGSAWGVEEQWQRTVDLLSGRPTQPLQGRGRRGRQARGRLVVTNLTVATHLIGTRWFPSLKGAILVLEDVGEAPYRVDRMLTQWRSVGLFKGLAGVACGRFSWKEDDVLPGDFSMPEILDERLSDLGVPLVMDLPLGHGLPNWALPLGREALLDASSGQLTLQA
- the purS gene encoding phosphoribosylformylglycinamidine synthase subunit PurS; translation: MPRYQARVLVHLRPSVLDPAGEAARAAASRLGVEGVERLRIGKAVELEVEASDEAEARRNLELLSDRLLANPVIENWTLELTQS
- a CDS encoding SDR family NAD(P)-dependent oxidoreductase, with translation MRTVVITGSNRGIGAAVARTLIKQGQRLCLAVRDPKALSGTDLDPDLLPDRLMSCPYDARVPEDAQRVVDTALSRFGSLDTLIHCAGILRRTPLLFSEEQRAEPDELWSVNVMGPWWLTRAAWPALIDSGRGRIQVLVSMSGKRCKGSLAGYTASKFALMGLCQTMRNEGWDQNIRVTAVCPGWVNTQMAAGVKTMPPEQMTQPEDLASLCAHLLTLPSAAVPFECAVNAALER
- the purQ gene encoding phosphoribosylformylglycinamidine synthase subunit PurQ, which produces MTIGVVVFPGSNCDRDVRWATEGCLGMPTRYLWHEERDLSGLDAVVLPGGFSYGDYLRCGAIARFAPVLESLLSFASSGGRVLGICNGFQVLTELGLLPGALTRNRDLHFICEDTALSVASDRSPWLSSRGRGSQFSLPIAHGEGRYQCSDDTLKQLQDDDAIALQYCVNPNGSVSDIAGITNASGSVLGLMPHPERACDQQTGGTAGRAILEALLS
- a CDS encoding uracil phosphoribosyltransferase; the protein is MAKTLRVVVPPHPLIAHWLTVLRHEGTPPALFRTAMEELGRWLSYEAIRDWLPHRRDEIKTPLASTEGTVIETAVPLLVAPIFPGGLQLWEGARQVLPSAELCLGGLPEAIEAQAGVVLLLDQIRQGDELIELLRRLEQLGVEAPRLRVITALTASPGLKQIGETYPEITIHTACIDADLDEQGRILPGIGDPLQRLGIRTAQPH
- the fba gene encoding class II fructose-bisphosphate aldolase (catalyzes the reversible aldol condensation of dihydroxyacetonephosphate and glyceraldehyde 3-phosphate in the Calvin cycle, glycolysis, and/or gluconeogenesis), with product MALVPLRLLLDHAAENGYGIPAFNVNNLEQVQAIMEAADETDSPVILQASRGARSYAGEIFLRHLILAATETYPHIPVVMHQDHGNAPDTCYSAAINGFTSVMMDGSLEADAKTPASYDYNVAVTKQVVDFAHSVGVSVEGELGCLGSLETGKGEAEDGHGFEGELSKDMLLTDPAEAADFVAKTKCDALAIAIGTSHGAYKFTRKPTGEVLAISRIAEIHKAIPNTHLVMHGSSSVPQEWLEMINKHGGSIPETYGVPVEEIQEGIRNGVRKVNIDTDNRLAFTAAVREAAIADPANFDPRHFNKPARKYMKQVCLDRYQQFWAAGNASKIQQQSITYYAGLYAKGALDPKAAVAV
- a CDS encoding class I fructose-bisphosphate aldolase; the protein is MALSDYSSELIATAQSLASPGKGILAVDESTKTIGKRLGSIGVENTEANRQAYRGMLFTAAGLGDFISGAILYEETLFQNHADGESMVNKLGKLGIIPGIKVDMGLRPLVGAGSVETLCTGLDGLVERAADYYAQGARFAKWRAVLQITSDGCPSPLSVRENAWGLARYARSVQESGLVPIVEPEILMDGDHTIETTARIQEHVIQEVYHACQANGVLLEGTLLKPSMTVQGADCSEKADPAKVAAMTVRTLERSVPASVPGIVFLSGGLSEEAASVYLNHMNTIERKAKWNLGFSYGRALQHSCLKGWAGTNLEAGQKALLARAQANSEASLGRYVPGSQPSSDEQLFVAGYTY
- a CDS encoding MliC family protein — protein: MRWFAIAALFGGLWNSFIAVKAEEPRLQQGASVSYRCSGGERLEATYYELRDRSLAFVRLRLPDGRQLTLPQIASASGARFSADRELTWWIKGNSGFLQQRDSEGEWRVTLKDCDSVV
- a CDS encoding isoprenylcysteine carboxylmethyltransferase family protein, giving the protein MGGQNWSMVPLRSSRDGDSPAISGWKQAFTGWGLSWDGWFNNRRGEWWLMAQLALISCHLIPAWPNPGLFGIAWPAAAQIMGLITLTIGLGLAVQGFLTLGPSLSPLPDPKPGADLVTTGVYARCRHPLYRAVLVCSLGVVIALGSMLHLLLFLLLIKVLTGKARREERALLRELPSYANYMRTTAAIVAHCPGLDWRQLEAS
- a CDS encoding pentapeptide repeat-containing protein — encoded protein: MVLSAFFQSVSRRFIASLLCGLLVVIGLVVGGDTADAITAPELRGQRAVQDITADMHGRDLKEKEFLKADLREVNLSETDLRGAVINTSQLQGADLRGADLEDVVAFSSRFDGADLRDANFTNAMLMQSRFNDAEIEGTDFTNAVIDLPQLKALCGRATGVNSRSGLSTRESLGCR